Proteins encoded in a region of the Salmo trutta chromosome 34, fSalTru1.1, whole genome shotgun sequence genome:
- the LOC115173751 gene encoding terminal nucleotidyltransferase 5A isoform X1, with protein MSSGDESEQSRRFCVLSWEQVQRLDSILGESVPIHGRGNFPTLSVQPRQIVQVVRARLQERGVVVRDVKLNGSAASYVLHQDTGLGYKDLDLIFGLNLTDDKTFRVVKDVVLDSLVDFLPPGLSRVSPMTLKEAYVQKLVKVCNDTDRWSLISLSNNTGKNVELKFVDSLRRQFEFSVDSFQIGLDSLLLFDRCSETSMSESFHPTVVGESMYGDFQEALGHLRTRTIATHSPEEIRGGGLLKYCHLLVRGFKPDSEAHMKLLQRYMCSRFFIDFPDIGEQQRKLEAYLQNHFNGMEDKRYDCLVTLQHVVDESTVCLMGHERRQTLALISALALRAMAEQNAIPALANITCYYQPAPYVRDVNFSNYYIARVQSPMSNSYSNSYHRTWLPCS; from the exons ATGTCCTCCGGGGATGAGTCGGAGCAGAGTCGGCGGTTCTGTGTGTTGTCTTGGGAGCAGGTGCAGAGGTTGGACTCTATTCTCGGAGAGAGCGTCCCTATTCACGGACGCGGAAACTTCCCGACGCTCTCTGTACAGCCTCGGCAGATAGTCCAG GTGGTTCGGGCGCGTCTGCAGGAGCGTGGTGTGGTGGTCCGGGATGTGAAGCTGAACGGTTCAGCAGCCAGCTATGTGCTCCACCAGGACACCGGCCTGGGCTACAAGGACCTGGACCTCATCTTTGGCCTAAACCTGACTGATGACAAGACCTTTCGTGTGGTCAAAGATGTGGTCCTGGACAGTCTGGTGGACTTCCTACCTCCGGGGCTCAGCCGTGTCTCGCCCATGACCCTCAAAGAGGCTTACGTCCAGAAGCTGGTGAAGGTGTGCAACGACACAGACCGCTGGAGCCTGATCTCCCTCTCCAACAACACAGGGAAGAACGTGGAGCTGAAGTTTGTGGACTCTCTGCGGAGGCAGTTTGAGTTCAGCGTGGACTCGTTCCAGATCGGCCTGGACTCACTGCTGCTGTTCGACCGCTGCTCAGAGACGTCCATGTCTGAGAGTTTCCACCCCACCGTGGTCGGAGAGAGCATGTACGGGGACTTCCAGGAGGCCCTGGGACACCTCCGCACCAGGACCATAGCCACGCACAGCCCTGAGGAGATCCGGGGAGGAGGACTGCTGAAGTACTGCCACCTGCTAGTGCGGGGGTTTAAACCGGACTCAGAGGCTCATATGAAGCTGCTGCAACGCTACATGTGCTCTCGTTTCTTCATCGACTTCCCGGATATTGGCGAGCAGCAGCGTAAGCTGGAAGCGTATCTCCAGAACCACTTCAACGGCATGGAGGACAAGCGCTATGACTGCCTGGTGACGCTGCAGCATGTGGTGGACGAGAGCACCGTGTGCCTGATGGGACATGAGCGCCGCCAGACGCTGGCACTGATCTCAGCGCTGGCGCTACGGGCCATGGCAGAGCAGAACGCCATCCCGGCCCTGGCTAACATCACCTGTTACTACCAGCCGGCACCTTACGTCAGGGACGTCAACTTCAGTAACTACTACATAGCGCGGGTCCAGTCGCCCATGAGTAACTCTTATAGTAATTCTTACCACAGAACATGGCTTCCTTGCAGCTGA
- the LOC115173751 gene encoding terminal nucleotidyltransferase 5A isoform X2, with the protein MKRMLVICINRADLCEGCMLYPCCSSEKIPWLEKSTVGSGWPCSSIPLAVVRARLQERGVVVRDVKLNGSAASYVLHQDTGLGYKDLDLIFGLNLTDDKTFRVVKDVVLDSLVDFLPPGLSRVSPMTLKEAYVQKLVKVCNDTDRWSLISLSNNTGKNVELKFVDSLRRQFEFSVDSFQIGLDSLLLFDRCSETSMSESFHPTVVGESMYGDFQEALGHLRTRTIATHSPEEIRGGGLLKYCHLLVRGFKPDSEAHMKLLQRYMCSRFFIDFPDIGEQQRKLEAYLQNHFNGMEDKRYDCLVTLQHVVDESTVCLMGHERRQTLALISALALRAMAEQNAIPALANITCYYQPAPYVRDVNFSNYYIARVQSPMSNSYSNSYHRTWLPCS; encoded by the exons ATGAAACGAATGCTTGTGATCTGTATTAATAGAGCAGACCTATGTGAAGGATGTATGCTCTATCCATGTTGTTCATCAGAGAAAATCCCCTGGCTGGAAAAGTCTACAGTGGGCTCTGGCTGGCCATGCAGCTCCATACCATTGGCA GTGGTTCGGGCGCGTCTGCAGGAGCGTGGTGTGGTGGTCCGGGATGTGAAGCTGAACGGTTCAGCAGCCAGCTATGTGCTCCACCAGGACACCGGCCTGGGCTACAAGGACCTGGACCTCATCTTTGGCCTAAACCTGACTGATGACAAGACCTTTCGTGTGGTCAAAGATGTGGTCCTGGACAGTCTGGTGGACTTCCTACCTCCGGGGCTCAGCCGTGTCTCGCCCATGACCCTCAAAGAGGCTTACGTCCAGAAGCTGGTGAAGGTGTGCAACGACACAGACCGCTGGAGCCTGATCTCCCTCTCCAACAACACAGGGAAGAACGTGGAGCTGAAGTTTGTGGACTCTCTGCGGAGGCAGTTTGAGTTCAGCGTGGACTCGTTCCAGATCGGCCTGGACTCACTGCTGCTGTTCGACCGCTGCTCAGAGACGTCCATGTCTGAGAGTTTCCACCCCACCGTGGTCGGAGAGAGCATGTACGGGGACTTCCAGGAGGCCCTGGGACACCTCCGCACCAGGACCATAGCCACGCACAGCCCTGAGGAGATCCGGGGAGGAGGACTGCTGAAGTACTGCCACCTGCTAGTGCGGGGGTTTAAACCGGACTCAGAGGCTCATATGAAGCTGCTGCAACGCTACATGTGCTCTCGTTTCTTCATCGACTTCCCGGATATTGGCGAGCAGCAGCGTAAGCTGGAAGCGTATCTCCAGAACCACTTCAACGGCATGGAGGACAAGCGCTATGACTGCCTGGTGACGCTGCAGCATGTGGTGGACGAGAGCACCGTGTGCCTGATGGGACATGAGCGCCGCCAGACGCTGGCACTGATCTCAGCGCTGGCGCTACGGGCCATGGCAGAGCAGAACGCCATCCCGGCCCTGGCTAACATCACCTGTTACTACCAGCCGGCACCTTACGTCAGGGACGTCAACTTCAGTAACTACTACATAGCGCGGGTCCAGTCGCCCATGAGTAACTCTTATAGTAATTCTTACCACAGAACATGGCTTCCTTGCAGCTGA